Genomic DNA from Fibrobacter sp. UBA4297:
TGCAACTGTGGACATCCGAAGATGCCTACACTTGGCGCGATCACAGGGCAACAGTGGGTGGTGTTCCGAAGTGGGCCTATACGTACGCTCCAAAAACCGAGGGAATTTGGGCTCCGGATATCTTTTACATGAACGGCGAATACCGCGTTTACTATTGCGTGTCGGAATTCGGTAAGCGCAACTCGGCTATCGGTTATCAGGCGACCACATCTATTGTGCCGGGCACAACGGGCTATGGCTGGAAGGACCATGGCCATGTTTTCCATACCAAAGATGGAACCGACAAGTTTAATGCCATTGACGCAGACGTTGTTCGCGATACCGATGGCAATTACTGGATGGCATTTGGTTCGTTCGGTCTTGGAATCCAGTTGATTAAGTTGAATGCAAAGACGGGCTATCAGGCGAGCGATGACAAGACTGTCTATAACATTGCTCGCCGTACAAGCAAGGCAAGCGGTGGTGCCGAAGAAGGACCGAGTCTCATTGAACACGGGGGCAAGTATTTCCTCTTTACGGCTTGGGACAAGTGCTGTCAGCAAGGTCCGACCATTGAACAGACAACGTATAAGACCGCTTATGGTCGTGCTGATAAAGTAACCGGTCCGTACAAAGATCGCGCTGGCTACGATATGGCGAATGGCGGTGGCACAATCCTTATGGAACGCTACGGACGCTACGTCGGTCCGGGCGGCGGCGAAGCTTTCCAAGACTTGAACCGCGTGCGCTTTGTGCATCACTATTACGATTTGAATGGCGATAAGTACAATCACATTCACATCCGCGATGTTGTCTTCACGGACGATAACTGGGCTGAGATGGGACAGCCCTTCCTCGGACGTTATTTGAGCGCCGAAGTCGAACACGGCGCTTTGACGCGTGCAGTCTCGGGTGACCTCGCAATTACGCGCAGCAATACGGCTTCGAACGGCGAATATCTCGCTTACATCAATACGGCGGGCTCCAAGATTCGTTTGCCGATGAACATCATGCAGGCGGGCGAGTATCTGTTACGTTACCGCTATGCTAACGGTGGTGAAGGCGATGCTACGCACAAAGTCACCGTCAATGGCAAGTCGCAAACCGTGACGCTCCCGCCGACAGGTTCTTGGGGCACGTTCCCGGAGAAGTCTATTGTGATGATTCCTGCAACGCTCAAACGCGGTGGCAACTTCATCGAAATTGAACCGCAACCGAACGGATTCTTCTCGGAACTTGACCGTATCGACTTCTTGCGCGTGATTCGCGATACGATTCCGGCGAACGGCTTTGACAACGGCATTCGCGTGCGCCTTACGGACAAAGATGAATTTGCAATC
This window encodes:
- a CDS encoding family 43 glycosylhydrolase, with protein sequence MEMKVLNFANLVSGAKLATLATIGAFGVSAVSAADWYAKDNLQPGHDPSMIRFEDGYALMSTNNNLQLWTSEDAYTWRDHRATVGGVPKWAYTYAPKTEGIWAPDIFYMNGEYRVYYCVSEFGKRNSAIGYQATTSIVPGTTGYGWKDHGHVFHTKDGTDKFNAIDADVVRDTDGNYWMAFGSFGLGIQLIKLNAKTGYQASDDKTVYNIARRTSKASGGAEEGPSLIEHGGKYFLFTAWDKCCQQGPTIEQTTYKTAYGRADKVTGPYKDRAGYDMANGGGTILMERYGRYVGPGGGEAFQDLNRVRFVHHYYDLNGDKYNHIHIRDVVFTDDNWAEMGQPFLGRYLSAEVEHGALTRAVSGDLAITRSNTASNGEYLAYINTAGSKIRLPMNIMQAGEYLLRYRYANGGEGDATHKVTVNGKSQTVTLPPTGSWGTFPEKSIVMIPATLKRGGNFIEIEPQPNGFFSELDRIDFLRVIRDTIPANGFDNGIRVRLTDKDEFAIKDGGYAIFENVVTDSIKSDEVSIQVRNATAGKLAIRDGAKNGTVLAECDLSTAKAAANGWSEVNCGTLKSKTGIKDFYLTASGVSGEAIVGNILFKSAPLPESSSSEALPESSSSSEGTTGIASRAARSGNMAPARKGFHDLKGRSFDKQIPYRVMF